The Vibrio sp. SNU_ST1 genome has a segment encoding these proteins:
- a CDS encoding type VI secretion system-associated FHA domain protein gives MSISVHMISIPAEEVVTSRVVYLSENGGSLGRSPSCDIALPDQTKWVSRTHCQIYPTERGYTIKDVSNNGATLNDKSLIKEKEYILSDGDIIKLGHYTLLVSLLSAPKVDATNNTNQDDLFIEPFNLKLDDNDTDFLDTTPEVTIVKKASNFSSTNVLSDDPFSSDPFEDLDSDKVVPNIEVDEVVHNRGGSLPSAELEYFPVNTENNTRIEESIDKLITLTEKNQQYLQNPQLQQKALFEALEQTVDQFLNEFAPKQLENQFSEYVSDGIFSNKDKKYWKIYRKHFQHRQDNGDFRRQFKALFMENMQKQSERQE, from the coding sequence TTGTCTATCAGTGTCCACATGATTTCTATACCTGCTGAAGAGGTCGTTACCTCTAGAGTCGTTTACCTGTCTGAAAATGGCGGAAGCTTAGGTCGTTCGCCATCATGTGATATTGCGCTACCTGACCAAACCAAATGGGTCTCAAGAACTCACTGCCAGATCTACCCGACTGAACGCGGATACACCATCAAAGACGTTAGTAATAATGGTGCCACGTTAAACGATAAATCATTGATAAAAGAGAAAGAATACATACTTTCCGATGGCGATATTATAAAATTAGGTCACTACACACTGTTAGTTAGCCTGTTAAGCGCACCTAAAGTGGACGCTACGAATAACACCAATCAGGATGATCTTTTTATAGAACCTTTCAACTTAAAGCTTGACGACAATGACACAGACTTTTTGGATACTACGCCTGAAGTCACGATAGTTAAGAAAGCCTCAAACTTCTCTTCAACGAATGTTCTGAGTGACGACCCATTCTCGTCAGACCCCTTTGAAGATTTAGATAGCGATAAAGTCGTTCCCAACATTGAAGTAGACGAAGTCGTTCACAACAGAGGTGGCTCCCTGCCCTCTGCTGAGTTGGAATATTTTCCTGTCAATACCGAGAACAACACACGAATTGAAGAGTCGATAGACAAACTCATCACACTGACGGAAAAAAACCAACAATACTTACAGAACCCACAGCTACAACAAAAAGCTCTTTTTGAGGCATTGGAACAAACGGTAGACCAGTTTCTAAACGAATTTGCACCTAAGCAACTTGAAAACCAGTTTAGCGAATACGTGAGTGACGGCATTTTTTCCAACAAGGATAAAAAATATTGGAAGATCTATCGAAAGCACTTCCAACACCGTCAAGACAATGGGGACTTCAGACGTCAGTTCAAAGCACTATTTATGGAAAATA
- a CDS encoding transporter substrate-binding domain-containing protein: MMLTRASASKLPLATLLIATFWSMNTFAKVQIGPSRLMLTTQDWPPYQTYENAEMQGIALDKVKCALGVMGQPYQLTMTTWSDAQLRVHGGGQHGFFVATQTSERDEYATLSEPIAQQTLNWYFGPGVKPDINELSKLNLNFSAKFGSSKWFWLKRNGFNVVMQPRDAKVLLKLLKQREIDVVLEDGLVFERELEKASLPLDYFNSMNLDTKNMGVYFSNRFLKTYSGFLDSFNSAISKCKE; the protein is encoded by the coding sequence ATGATGTTAACTAGAGCCTCTGCAAGTAAATTACCATTGGCAACTCTGCTCATTGCTACCTTTTGGTCAATGAATACTTTTGCTAAAGTTCAAATTGGACCATCTCGATTAATGCTCACGACGCAAGATTGGCCTCCCTACCAAACCTATGAAAATGCCGAGATGCAAGGAATTGCTTTAGACAAGGTTAAGTGTGCATTAGGTGTAATGGGCCAACCTTATCAGTTGACCATGACAACTTGGTCTGACGCACAACTACGTGTTCATGGGGGCGGACAACACGGTTTCTTCGTTGCGACCCAAACCTCCGAACGTGACGAGTATGCAACACTCTCAGAACCAATCGCGCAACAGACTTTAAATTGGTATTTTGGCCCAGGCGTAAAGCCTGATATTAATGAACTATCAAAATTAAATCTGAATTTTTCTGCAAAATTTGGCTCTAGTAAATGGTTTTGGCTCAAACGAAATGGATTTAACGTCGTAATGCAGCCACGAGATGCTAAAGTACTACTAAAGCTTTTAAAGCAAAGGGAAATTGATGTTGTTCTAGAAGATGGTTTAGTCTTTGAAAGAGAACTTGAGAAGGCTTCATTGCCACTCGATTACTTCAACTCGATGAACTTAGATACCAAAAATATGGGGGTCTACTTTTCAAATCGATTCCTTAAAACCTATTCCGGGTTTTTAGATAGTTTTAACTCAGCTATATCCAAGTGCAAGGAGTAA
- a CDS encoding ABC transporter substrate-binding protein produces MRFLVFVITFILMTPFTFAKSDEKHVVLLLWRGVTDAEQGFMDYLSQHVDVRFTVLDASSDKAQLKQNIRDLKYKKADLIYSFGTTITRELLGTYNEPSEFRKTNSTPVVFSIVTDPVGSKLVTDLSSKERNFTGVSHIVPHEIQFKAIEKLTNVSSIGVIYNPEENNSIITANKMLELSEIHNKRVILYPLNIDKIRSNSNLISLTIDNMKQEGIDMAYLPPDSYIIAQGGEVVSRLHSKGIPTFSATESPIRNHKALFGIVSRYYNVGQFVGYKAKNILKGTQKASDIPIESLSQYSYIVNIEAAHKLDYYPPVSILKISELIGHSNDVN; encoded by the coding sequence ATGAGATTTTTAGTTTTCGTTATCACCTTTATTTTGATGACTCCCTTCACCTTTGCCAAAAGTGATGAAAAACACGTTGTCCTTTTATTGTGGCGTGGAGTAACTGATGCAGAGCAAGGTTTTATGGACTATTTATCACAACACGTTGATGTGCGATTCACGGTTCTCGATGCAAGCAGCGATAAGGCTCAACTTAAACAAAATATTAGAGATTTAAAATATAAGAAAGCTGATCTTATTTATTCATTCGGTACTACTATCACCCGTGAGTTACTAGGCACTTATAATGAACCAAGCGAATTTAGAAAGACTAACTCTACACCAGTAGTGTTCAGTATTGTCACCGACCCTGTGGGTTCTAAATTGGTAACTGATTTATCTTCTAAAGAAAGAAACTTTACTGGGGTATCTCATATCGTACCTCATGAAATACAATTTAAAGCGATTGAAAAGCTGACTAACGTTTCAAGTATTGGGGTGATATATAACCCCGAAGAAAATAATTCGATTATCACAGCAAATAAGATGCTTGAGTTATCGGAAATTCATAACAAGCGTGTTATCTTGTACCCTCTAAATATTGATAAAATCAGGTCAAACAGCAACCTAATTAGCCTCACAATTGATAATATGAAACAAGAAGGTATTGATATGGCATATTTGCCGCCTGATTCATATATCATTGCGCAAGGAGGCGAGGTAGTATCAAGGCTACATTCAAAAGGTATTCCCACATTCTCAGCAACCGAAAGCCCAATAAGAAACCATAAAGCCCTGTTTGGCATTGTTAGCCGTTACTACAATGTTGGCCAATTCGTCGGCTACAAAGCGAAAAACATATTAAAAGGAACCCAAAAAGCTTCGGACATTCCAATAGAATCACTAAGCCAATATTCATATATTGTTAATATCGAGGCTGCACATAAGCTCGATTATTACCCGCCAGTATCTATCTTGAAAATCTCTGAGCTAATAGGACACTCTAATGATGTTAACTAG